A window of the Labeo rohita strain BAU-BD-2019 chromosome 1, IGBB_LRoh.1.0, whole genome shotgun sequence genome harbors these coding sequences:
- the ugdh gene encoding UDP-glucose 6-dehydrogenase, producing MFQIKKICCIGAGYVGGPTCSVIASMCPEITVTVVDVNESRIKAWNSDTLPIYEPGLNEVVLSCRGKNLFFSTDIDSAIKDADLVFISVNTPTKTYGMGKGRAADLKFIEACARRIVEVSDGYKIVTEKSTVPVRAAESIRRIFDANTKPSLNLQVLSNPEFLAEGTAVKDLKDPDRVLIGGDETPEGQRAISALSAVYERWVPKSRIITTNTWSSELSKLAANAFLAQRISSINSISALCESTGADVEEVARAIGMDQRIGSKFLKASVGFGGSCFQKDVLNLVYLCEALNLPEVASYWQQVIDMNEYQRKRFACRIIDCLFNTVTGKKIALLGFSFKKDTGDTRESSSIYISKYLMDEGAKLHIYDPKVLKEQIIQDLSQPSISGDNPERVSDLVTVTSDPYEACESAHALVICTEWDMFKDLDYEKIYHKMLKPAFIFDGRRVLDHLHTQLQNFGFQIETIGKKVTTRIPFTPTGGVPRINEPPVKKPKA from the exons ACAGTCACAGTAGTGGATGTTAATGAATCCCGGATCAAAGCCTGGAACTCTGATACCCTGCCCATATATGAG CCGGGCCTGAATGAAGTGGTGTTGTCCTGCCGTGGGAAGAACCTCTTTTTCTCCACAGATATTGACTCAGCCATTAAAGACGCAGATCTGGTCTTCATTTCT GTAAACACCCCAACTAAGACATATGGTATGGGCAAAGGTCGTGCTGCTGACTTGAAGTTTATCGAGGCATGTGCACGACGGATTGTGGAGGTGTCGGACGGGTATAAAATTGTTACGGAGAAGAGCACGGTGCCAGTCCGTGCAGCTGAGAGCATCCGCAGGATATTTGATGCAAATACCAAACCCAGCCTCAACTTGCAG GTTCTCTCTAACCCAGAGTTCCTTGCGGAGGGTACAGCAGTGAAGGACCTGAAAGACCCAGATCGTGTCCTGATTGGTGGAGATGAGACTCCAGAGGGTCAAAGGGCCATCAGTGCTCTCAGCGCAGTTTATGAGCGCTGGGTCCCAAAATCACGTATAATCACCACCAACACCTGGTCCTCAGAACTTTCCAAACTG GCAGCAAATGCATTCCTGGCTCAGCGCATTAGTAGTATAAACTCCATCTCTGCCTTGTGTGAATCCACTGGCGCTGATGTCGAAGAGGTGGCCAGAGCCATCGGCATGGATCAGCGCATCGGTAGCAAGTTCCTCAAAGCCAGCGTGG GTTTTGGAGGAAGTTGTTTTCAAAAGGATGTGCTGAATTTGGTGTATCTGTGTGAGGCACTGAATCTACCAGAGGTTGCGTCATACTGGCAACAG GTGATTGACATGAACGAATACCAGAGAAAGAGGTTTGCCTGTCGGATCATCGACTGCCTGTTTAACACTGTTACGGGGAAGAAAATCGCCTTGTTGGGTTTCTCCTTCAAGAAGGACACGGGAGACACTAG agagTCCTCCAGTATCTATATCTCTAAGTATCTGATGGACGAAGGAGCCAAGTTGCATATTTATGACCCTAAAGTGCTGAAGGAGCAGATAATCCAGGACCTGTCTCAACCCAGCATCTCCGGAGACAACCCAGAGAGAG TGTCTGATCTTGTCACGGTGACGTCAGACCCATATGAGGCATGTGAAAGTGCACATGCCCTGGTCATCTGCACAGAGTGGGACATGTTTAAG gaTCTGGATTATGAGAAAATATACCACAAGATGTTGAAACCAGCATTTATCTTTGATGGTCGACGAGTCCTGGACCATCTGCACACTCAGCTACAAAACTTTGGCTTTCAG ATCGAGACCATTGGTAAGAAAGTGACGACCCGAATCCCCTTCACACCAACTGGAGGAGTTCCACGAATCAATGAACCACCCGTCAAGAAACCCAAAGCATAA